One genomic segment of Fervidobacterium pennivorans includes these proteins:
- a CDS encoding DDE-type integrase/transposase/recombinase gives MNNSTLSCPKCGSTSLYKNGHDKYGNQQFLCKLCHHSFKLSHSHKRKNFSFPYPKCTSCGKAMQIYKVRRSFVVFRCRACRTKDRVPFNLPEPVTLIPEKFKYFRFPLFFILKAFVLYMKHNMSYRSLAHSLNIKVSHVTIYKWVIKLCTLFSVLFPTFTIENVFSVHADETVLVFKEQKYYVWLLVDHETNLILCWHVSKYRDMGQVKVLLEKFFGNSKPRNIELITDGLGAYESAVKLLFRNINHVVVPLGKNNQCESKFSLLKDFFRLKRGLKNTKNLAKYIQGFCVVKNLWKTHNGNINLILSHLHSFITTS, from the coding sequence ATGAACAACTCAACGCTCTCTTGTCCAAAATGCGGTTCCACCAGCTTATACAAAAACGGTCATGACAAATACGGTAACCAACAATTCCTTTGCAAACTCTGCCATCATTCTTTCAAACTTTCCCATTCTCACAAACGCAAAAACTTCTCTTTCCCTTATCCCAAATGCACTTCTTGTGGTAAAGCTATGCAAATTTACAAAGTCCGTCGCTCTTTCGTTGTCTTCCGTTGTAGAGCTTGTCGTACCAAAGATAGAGTACCTTTTAACCTCCCCGAACCAGTCACCCTTATTCCTGAGAAATTTAAATATTTCCGTTTTCCTCTATTTTTCATCTTAAAAGCTTTCGTTTTGTATATGAAACACAATATGTCTTATCGCTCTCTTGCTCATTCTCTTAATATCAAAGTATCTCATGTCACCATATATAAATGGGTTATTAAATTGTGTACTTTATTCTCTGTACTTTTTCCAACATTTACCATCGAAAATGTTTTCTCAGTTCATGCTGATGAAACTGTTCTTGTGTTCAAAGAACAAAAGTACTATGTTTGGCTATTAGTTGATCACGAAACTAACTTAATTCTTTGTTGGCATGTCTCAAAGTATCGTGATATGGGACAAGTCAAAGTATTGCTCGAGAAGTTCTTTGGTAATTCAAAACCTAGAAACATTGAACTTATTACTGATGGACTTGGTGCATATGAAAGTGCAGTAAAGCTGTTGTTCAGAAATATCAATCACGTAGTGGTACCGCTCGGTAAAAACAATCAATGTGAATCCAAGTTTTCATTGTTGAAAGACTTTTTCCGACTCAAGCGAGGGCTGAAGAATACGAAGAATTTAGCGAAATATATTCAAGGATTTTGTGTAGTGAAGAATCTTTGGAAAACGCACAATGGTAATATCAATCTCATTCTTTCACACTTACACTCTTTCATCACTACAAGTTAA
- a CDS encoding MFS transporter, with protein MVEELYKYEKRNLALIISGRFESILGAAALLVAMPLYILDKTGSGTMMGIFTVLGILPRLFATPIGGVIGDRLNRKTIMVILDELRGFLLFTLWLIATNNKMSVGVLLVFRAILSFCDGLFDGPTGAMFGDVVRKENLKRATSLNAMANSVANIVGPIVGSMLYGYYGLTNVLLMTAILYILSGVSEMFIIYNHRPREGRVNFVGELSEGIKFVVKNRGLKFLFTFAIVINFLMSPVFSVVFPYILRTILKFSATQFGTLQVLGTIGALLGNIAIMFFLHKFSSKFLISRGLLLEQTFAVLFSIFIMPYFGLGKGTLYILFATGTVVVSFFNVLVNIPINANLQMLVPSELRSRVFSVLSLLAMGSVPISSALYGYLLDKIDAFWFFLAVNIISTIVIIVFLIKAPDEAYDPNLAVEQNI; from the coding sequence ATGGTAGAGGAGCTGTACAAGTATGAGAAACGGAATTTAGCGTTGATAATTAGTGGACGATTCGAATCTATTTTGGGAGCTGCGGCTTTACTTGTTGCTATGCCGTTGTATATTTTAGATAAAACCGGTTCGGGAACAATGATGGGAATATTCACTGTTCTTGGAATATTACCACGATTGTTTGCAACACCTATTGGAGGAGTAATCGGAGATAGGCTAAACAGAAAGACTATTATGGTCATTCTTGATGAACTGAGGGGATTCTTGTTATTTACTTTATGGCTTATTGCTACTAATAACAAGATGAGTGTTGGGGTACTTCTTGTGTTTAGAGCGATCCTCTCGTTCTGTGACGGACTTTTTGATGGACCCACTGGTGCTATGTTTGGAGATGTTGTGAGGAAAGAAAATCTCAAAAGAGCAACATCGTTAAATGCCATGGCAAATAGTGTTGCAAACATAGTTGGACCAATAGTAGGCTCTATGTTATATGGTTACTATGGATTGACTAATGTCCTTCTTATGACAGCAATATTGTACATATTATCAGGAGTTAGTGAAATGTTCATTATTTATAATCATCGTCCACGAGAAGGAAGAGTCAATTTTGTTGGTGAGCTCTCTGAGGGAATCAAATTTGTTGTTAAAAACCGAGGTTTAAAGTTTTTATTTACTTTCGCTATAGTTATAAACTTTCTTATGTCACCTGTTTTTAGTGTTGTATTCCCGTATATTCTTCGAACAATACTAAAATTTTCCGCAACACAATTTGGTACGTTACAAGTACTTGGAACAATAGGGGCGTTATTGGGAAACATAGCGATTATGTTCTTTCTTCATAAATTTAGCTCCAAATTTCTAATATCTAGGGGGCTATTACTTGAACAAACATTTGCGGTACTTTTTTCTATATTTATTATGCCCTATTTTGGACTTGGCAAGGGAACATTGTATATACTGTTCGCTACTGGTACAGTTGTTGTTAGCTTCTTCAATGTATTGGTCAACATCCCTATTAACGCTAATCTTCAAATGTTAGTTCCATCTGAGCTGCGCTCAAGAGTTTTTTCCGTTTTGTCACTTTTGGCGATGGGAAGTGTTCCAATTTCATCTGCATTGTATGGGTATCTTCTTGACAAAATTGATGCTTTTTGGTTCTTCTTAGCAGTGAATATCATTTCTACAATTGTAATCATTGTTTTCCTAATCAAGGCACCGGATGAAGCTTATGACCCTAATCTTGCAGTGGAGCAAAACATTTGA
- a CDS encoding ZIP family metal transporter, which yields MLGAIPLLLFHKHLGEKVIDSLMGMAAGIMLAASAFSLAGPSLEIGGILRFAVGFLLGAVLVDLMDKYSPHEHFLKGHEGADIKKLSKIWLFVIAITIHNFPEGMAVGISGYTPQALSVAIAIGTQNIPEGAATMVALMNAGYSTPFSLLVTLLTGAVEVLGGIFGAGLILISKKLLPYMLAFAAGAMVFVVSDEVIPETHLRGNERLSTYFLIFGFLIMSALDVLLG from the coding sequence ATGCTTGGTGCAATACCACTGTTGTTATTTCATAAACACCTTGGGGAAAAGGTTATAGATTCCTTAATGGGTATGGCTGCAGGCATAATGCTTGCAGCGAGTGCTTTTAGTTTAGCGGGGCCTTCGCTTGAAATCGGTGGAATTTTGCGCTTCGCCGTGGGTTTCTTGCTTGGTGCTGTTCTCGTAGACTTAATGGATAAATATTCACCACATGAACATTTTTTGAAGGGTCATGAAGGAGCAGATATTAAGAAACTATCAAAGATATGGCTCTTTGTGATAGCTATAACAATTCATAACTTCCCGGAAGGTATGGCGGTTGGGATAAGTGGGTACACACCACAAGCCTTAAGTGTTGCTATAGCTATTGGGACACAGAATATTCCAGAAGGTGCTGCTACAATGGTTGCGTTAATGAACGCGGGATATTCAACTCCGTTTTCGTTATTGGTTACTTTGCTTACAGGAGCTGTTGAAGTTCTCGGTGGAATATTTGGTGCTGGATTGATATTAATTAGCAAGAAACTTTTGCCATATATGTTGGCATTTGCAGCAGGTGCTATGGTGTTTGTTGTGAGCGATGAGGTGATACCTGAGACACATTTACGTGGAAATGAGCGGCTATCTACTTACTTTCTTATATTCGGTTTTCTAATCATGTCTGCTCTTGATGTTCTACTTGGCTGA
- a CDS encoding GGDEF domain-containing response regulator produces the protein MDKKVLIVDDSKFWRMVLQSILEKLGVKQIIVAEDGTKGIEIALKELPDIIITDYNMPGISGLQMCLYLRSIPAFKNAGIAVLTGSDDVINEFWAEHSGADKFISKLLSKEVLEKELQRFLSGDYSSSKSKEMFYATSIYDVLEQKMRKEILNREILSLIQFARDELYVIQQLKNLLEFFSRFTGLTFLLLSPVEGRIYNFGLPLSKMMSKEKLLSSLEKPLEPSNWSYFGNFGSEFNVDGLETVVIKYQESEIGLIAYANPSDKWSLNKVLNEANESISLLFNTMNIFRELKVASTVDGLTGLFNKKELLRFLEETHNLAKINKTIYYVAMFDVDNFKKVNDTYGHIVGDEVLKGVATVLKEETTGKGIAGRYGGEEFCLIITKVSNTDEVVELIEKILDRVRNTQFPHGKCTVSCGVVSSEGYESPTEVLKAADDLLYISKKTGKDKASYMFLPKNNVLVSQVEHQEQT, from the coding sequence ATGGACAAGAAAGTCCTTATAGTTGACGACAGTAAATTTTGGAGGATGGTTCTTCAAAGCATCTTAGAGAAATTAGGAGTAAAACAAATAATCGTAGCTGAAGATGGAACAAAAGGTATAGAAATTGCCTTAAAAGAATTACCTGATATAATCATTACCGACTACAATATGCCCGGAATATCAGGTCTTCAAATGTGCCTTTATCTGAGGTCGATACCCGCGTTTAAAAACGCGGGTATCGCTGTTTTAACTGGTTCTGACGATGTGATAAATGAATTCTGGGCTGAGCATAGCGGTGCGGACAAATTTATCTCGAAACTGCTTTCGAAAGAAGTACTTGAAAAGGAACTTCAAAGATTTCTTTCTGGTGATTACTCTTCCTCCAAATCAAAAGAGATGTTTTACGCAACGAGTATCTATGATGTTCTTGAACAAAAGATGCGAAAAGAAATACTGAATAGAGAGATACTTTCTCTCATTCAATTCGCTAGAGATGAACTGTACGTCATCCAGCAGCTCAAGAATCTTTTAGAATTCTTCTCTCGTTTTACTGGGCTGACTTTCCTTCTTTTATCACCAGTTGAGGGACGAATTTACAATTTTGGCTTGCCGTTAAGCAAGATGATGAGTAAAGAAAAACTTCTGAGTTCGCTCGAAAAACCCTTAGAGCCTTCCAATTGGTCTTACTTTGGTAATTTCGGTTCAGAATTCAACGTAGACGGTTTGGAAACCGTTGTTATCAAATATCAAGAGAGTGAGATAGGATTAATCGCATACGCAAATCCATCAGATAAGTGGAGTCTAAACAAAGTTCTAAATGAAGCTAACGAAAGCATATCACTTCTTTTTAATACAATGAATATTTTCAGGGAACTCAAGGTGGCATCCACCGTTGACGGTTTGACAGGACTATTCAATAAGAAGGAGTTACTGAGATTCCTTGAAGAAACGCATAACCTGGCCAAAATAAACAAAACGATATATTACGTTGCAATGTTCGATGTCGACAACTTTAAGAAGGTGAACGATACATACGGACATATAGTAGGAGACGAAGTGTTAAAGGGTGTCGCTACGGTTCTCAAAGAGGAAACAACAGGAAAAGGTATAGCAGGGAGGTATGGTGGAGAAGAATTCTGTCTTATCATAACAAAAGTGTCAAACACCGACGAAGTCGTTGAGCTAATTGAGAAGATATTAGATAGGGTTAGAAACACTCAATTCCCGCACGGTAAATGCACTGTTTCTTGTGGTGTTGTGAGTTCGGAAGGATATGAATCCCCGACAGAGGTATTGAAAGCGGCGGACGACTTATTGTATATTTCGAAAAAAACTGGAAAAGACAAAGCAAGTTATATGTTCCTTCCAAAAAACAACGTTCTGGTCAGCCAAGTAGAACATCAAGAGCAGACATGA
- a CDS encoding NAD(P)/FAD-dependent oxidoreductase codes for MSEVKKYDICIIGGGITGTALGYFLCKLGKTSVAIFEKSYLSSGSTGRCAGGIRQQWSTRPNVRLAMRSVKLFERFKEDVGMDIEYKQGGYLVLSYIEEEAEQFEKNVKMQREEGLNVEILTPKQVSERYPYINTEGLVMATFCQTDGHANPHKAVIGYAQAIRRMGGHIYTYTEVKNIDVANGKVIGIDTTAGYFACDIVVNASGPWSNEVSKLVGVDLMTESYRHQILVTEPLENFFPMMAISFSGNFYMRQTLHGQFIMGQGDKDEKPGLNFNVTYKFEKELASKMVKIFPFLKNVRIIRHWSGMYNMSPDAQPIIGASEKVKGYYYAVGYSGHGFMVAPAVGEALAELIVFGKTLHTDISYLDIKRFEGQVLEREKNVV; via the coding sequence ATGAGTGAGGTTAAAAAGTATGATATATGCATAATAGGTGGAGGTATAACGGGAACTGCGTTGGGGTATTTCTTGTGCAAACTTGGAAAAACTTCCGTTGCAATATTCGAAAAATCGTATCTTTCATCAGGGTCAACGGGTAGATGTGCGGGCGGAATTAGACAACAATGGTCAACCAGACCAAATGTGCGTTTAGCAATGAGAAGTGTTAAATTATTCGAAAGATTCAAAGAAGACGTCGGTATGGATATAGAATATAAACAGGGTGGATATTTGGTGCTCTCATACATCGAAGAGGAAGCTGAACAATTTGAAAAGAACGTTAAAATGCAACGTGAAGAAGGACTTAACGTAGAAATTCTCACTCCTAAACAGGTCTCTGAAAGATACCCGTACATAAACACCGAAGGTTTGGTTATGGCTACGTTTTGTCAAACGGATGGTCATGCCAACCCGCACAAAGCCGTTATTGGTTATGCACAAGCAATTAGAAGAATGGGTGGACATATATATACCTACACAGAAGTAAAGAATATTGATGTTGCAAACGGGAAAGTTATAGGTATCGATACGACAGCTGGGTACTTTGCCTGTGATATAGTTGTCAATGCTTCTGGACCTTGGTCAAATGAGGTTTCAAAACTTGTCGGCGTTGACCTTATGACTGAGAGTTACAGACATCAAATTTTGGTGACAGAGCCACTAGAAAACTTCTTCCCAATGATGGCGATAAGCTTTTCCGGTAATTTTTACATGCGTCAAACCCTCCATGGGCAATTCATAATGGGCCAAGGTGATAAAGATGAAAAACCAGGCCTCAACTTCAATGTCACGTACAAATTTGAAAAAGAACTAGCAAGTAAAATGGTTAAGATTTTTCCATTCCTAAAAAATGTCAGGATAATACGACACTGGAGCGGGATGTACAACATGTCACCTGATGCTCAGCCGATAATTGGTGCAAGCGAAAAGGTAAAAGGATATTATTACGCGGTAGGCTATTCAGGCCATGGTTTCATGGTAGCACCCGCCGTTGGTGAAGCGCTTGCAGAATTGATAGTATTTGGGAAGACACTACACACTGATATTTCCTACCTTGACATAAAAAGATTCGAAGGGCAGGTTTTGGAAAGAGAGAAAAACGTGGTATAA
- a CDS encoding FAD-dependent oxidoreductase, with amino-acid sequence MVRHVKALVVGSGPAGLTGAIAIAESVGDGKDVVIIDEGIEPGGQLPKQTHKFFGHEGFYASVRGFEIGNLLVKKVKSLGVEIIQQATVTGIYEDVITVYDRVNNIVNEYLADYLLIATGATEKFLAFKNNTLPGVYGAGAVQTLMNQYKVLPGQSFLIVGAGNIGLIVAYQLVQAGAEVKAIVEASSRVGGYAVHANKVKRLGIPILLRHTILEAIGKDKVRGAVVAEIDERFKPIPGTEKEFVVDAICLAVGLQPNVELVAQTGAKLVYIPELGGYVPLRDENMRTTVHNVFVAGDLAGIEEATTAMIEGYIAGYNIAQELTGKSFKEKIEKMKKELEEFRRGPFSKKVRDGLKKMGIVFPEGGYREEQQVDKGPMGKLRAVIECPQAIPCNPCETSCPTGAINVGGNINGIPQIDYTKCIGCGVCVMKCPGLAIFMIQEKDEYSLVGIPYELLPIPSNGTKVKLLDREGKDVTDGEVDHVALNNKGKTHIVFLKVPKGFEDVVRSFRILAKSEEFICRCEEITKEDIERVIDMGITDYEELRRVLRIGMGPCGGKTCRTLTLQILSEKTGRPVSEIELGAYRPPTMPTPFEAVVKSVLTENSEVSENIPGGVKDE; translated from the coding sequence ATGGTAAGACACGTCAAAGCACTTGTTGTCGGTTCAGGACCAGCTGGATTAACCGGAGCAATAGCTATTGCAGAATCTGTTGGTGATGGTAAAGATGTGGTAATTATAGACGAAGGAATCGAACCTGGTGGTCAACTTCCAAAGCAAACACACAAATTCTTTGGTCACGAAGGATTTTATGCCTCAGTAAGGGGGTTTGAAATTGGAAACTTACTTGTCAAAAAGGTTAAAAGTCTTGGAGTTGAAATAATACAGCAAGCAACAGTAACAGGTATATATGAAGACGTAATAACCGTTTATGATAGAGTAAACAACATTGTGAATGAGTATTTAGCAGATTATCTGCTAATCGCGACGGGCGCAACGGAAAAATTTCTAGCATTCAAGAATAATACACTACCAGGTGTTTATGGAGCGGGCGCTGTTCAAACACTTATGAACCAATACAAAGTTCTCCCAGGTCAATCGTTTCTTATAGTCGGTGCAGGTAATATAGGACTTATCGTTGCATATCAGTTAGTCCAAGCAGGTGCAGAAGTGAAGGCTATTGTTGAAGCTTCATCACGTGTTGGCGGATACGCTGTTCACGCGAATAAGGTCAAAAGACTTGGGATACCAATATTGCTTAGGCATACGATTCTTGAGGCGATAGGGAAAGACAAAGTCCGAGGTGCAGTTGTAGCCGAAATCGATGAAAGATTTAAACCTATACCGGGAACGGAAAAGGAATTTGTTGTTGATGCCATATGCTTGGCTGTTGGTTTGCAACCAAATGTTGAGCTTGTTGCTCAAACTGGCGCAAAGCTTGTTTACATACCCGAACTAGGAGGGTATGTGCCTTTGCGTGACGAGAATATGAGAACAACCGTACACAACGTATTTGTTGCTGGAGACCTGGCTGGAATAGAAGAAGCAACAACTGCTATGATTGAAGGCTACATTGCCGGTTACAATATTGCGCAGGAATTAACAGGAAAATCTTTTAAAGAAAAGATTGAAAAAATGAAGAAAGAACTCGAAGAATTTAGAAGAGGACCTTTCTCCAAAAAGGTTAGAGACGGACTAAAAAAGATGGGAATTGTGTTTCCTGAAGGTGGATACAGGGAAGAACAACAAGTTGACAAAGGACCCATGGGAAAATTAAGGGCAGTTATAGAGTGTCCGCAAGCTATACCTTGCAATCCATGTGAAACGTCTTGTCCAACAGGAGCCATAAATGTCGGTGGTAATATTAATGGCATCCCTCAAATAGATTATACCAAGTGCATCGGCTGTGGTGTCTGTGTTATGAAATGCCCGGGTCTTGCGATATTTATGATTCAGGAGAAGGATGAGTACTCTCTCGTTGGTATCCCATATGAGCTACTCCCAATACCCAGCAATGGAACAAAGGTGAAACTTCTGGACAGAGAAGGTAAGGATGTTACAGATGGAGAAGTAGACCACGTGGCTCTAAACAACAAGGGAAAAACACACATAGTCTTTCTCAAGGTACCAAAAGGATTCGAAGATGTAGTTAGAAGCTTCCGAATACTTGCTAAGTCAGAGGAATTTATCTGTAGATGCGAGGAAATAACAAAAGAAGATATCGAAAGAGTTATCGACATGGGCATTACAGATTACGAAGAGCTCAGGAGAGTATTAAGAATAGGTATGGGACCGTGTGGTGGAAAGACCTGTAGGACTTTAACTTTACAAATTCTCTCAGAGAAGACAGGTAGACCTGTTTCTGAAATAGAACTTGGTGCGTACCGCCCTCCAACAATGCCAACTCCATTTGAAGCTGTGGTTAAGTCCGTATTGACTGAGAACAGTGAGGTTTCTGAGAACATACCAGGGGGTGTCAAAGATGAGTGA
- a CDS encoding (2Fe-2S)-binding protein, whose amino-acid sequence MRIKEHPILSVPSEKTYLTFYFEGRVVYATSEDTIASALIANGFDVFGFTEHKHPRGFFCAIGKCSACLVEVDGIPNVRACITPVREGMQVKMQVGRGKPKW is encoded by the coding sequence ATGCGGATAAAGGAACATCCTATTCTTAGTGTTCCAAGTGAGAAAACTTACTTAACGTTCTACTTTGAAGGGCGAGTTGTTTACGCAACCTCTGAAGATACGATTGCAAGTGCTCTCATTGCAAACGGCTTTGATGTGTTCGGGTTCACAGAGCACAAGCATCCTCGAGGATTCTTCTGTGCTATAGGTAAGTGTTCAGCCTGCCTCGTGGAAGTTGACGGGATTCCTAACGTTCGTGCTTGTATAACTCCCGTAAGAGAAGGTATGCAGGTCAAAATGCAGGTTGGAAGGGGGAAACCGAAATGGTAA
- a CDS encoding class I SAM-dependent rRNA methyltransferase, which yields MGNRNAKVILKKDIKRRVFNGHPWVYDNEIEKIEGNFEDGDIVLVYTFANQFFGIGYINTKSKITVRLLSRKPVDINREFIKNRILQAMRNRYSITRENAYRVIFGEADGLPGLIVDKFNEYLTVQFNTLGINKLKNLILDVLIEIFSPTGIFERTEGSAVRKEGLEEFSGWIYGSGPELIPFEINGIKFLADTKGQKTGAFLDQRENARKLREFAHDKICLDCFSYTGNFGMHLLSGGAKHVTFVDYSERAIDVAKEIAKLNGFDKDRTDFVVANAFDYLKSSYEKSKKYDIVVLDPPSFAKSASSRDAAFKGYKEINYRSMKLLKSEGLLATASCTQVVSQGEFESILVDAAIDAKVLLRLIYRGGQPVDHPQVYNILETMYLKFLILQVSPINN from the coding sequence GTGGGTAACAGAAATGCGAAAGTTATTTTAAAGAAAGACATAAAGCGTCGTGTATTTAACGGACATCCGTGGGTCTACGATAACGAAATTGAAAAGATAGAGGGCAATTTTGAGGATGGAGATATAGTCCTTGTATACACTTTCGCAAACCAGTTTTTTGGGATTGGATACATTAACACAAAATCCAAGATAACGGTTAGATTGCTCTCAAGAAAACCGGTGGATATTAACCGGGAATTTATAAAGAATAGAATCTTGCAAGCAATGAGAAATAGATACAGTATCACAAGAGAGAATGCCTACAGGGTTATCTTTGGTGAAGCTGACGGATTACCTGGACTCATTGTGGATAAGTTCAACGAATATCTCACAGTTCAATTTAATACACTTGGAATAAACAAGCTTAAAAACCTCATTTTGGATGTTCTCATTGAAATTTTCTCCCCGACAGGTATATTTGAAAGAACCGAGGGAAGTGCAGTTAGGAAAGAAGGTCTTGAAGAATTCTCAGGTTGGATCTACGGTTCTGGCCCAGAACTCATACCATTTGAGATAAACGGGATAAAGTTCTTGGCTGATACAAAGGGACAGAAGACAGGGGCATTCTTAGACCAGCGTGAGAATGCGAGGAAACTCAGAGAGTTTGCTCATGACAAGATTTGTCTCGATTGCTTTTCGTATACCGGAAATTTTGGAATGCACTTACTTAGTGGTGGAGCGAAGCATGTGACTTTTGTGGATTATTCGGAGCGTGCGATTGACGTAGCAAAAGAGATTGCAAAATTAAACGGTTTTGATAAAGATAGAACGGACTTTGTCGTTGCAAATGCTTTTGATTACTTGAAATCCAGTTATGAAAAATCGAAAAAATACGATATAGTAGTTCTTGACCCTCCGTCTTTTGCTAAGAGTGCCTCAAGTCGTGATGCAGCATTTAAGGGGTATAAAGAAATTAACTATAGAAGCATGAAACTACTGAAAAGTGAGGGTTTACTTGCAACAGCTTCCTGTACGCAGGTTGTATCCCAGGGTGAATTTGAGTCTATTTTGGTTGATGCTGCAATCGACGCTAAAGTTCTTCTGAGGTTAATTTACAGAGGTGGCCAGCCTGTTGACCATCCTCAAGTTTACAATATTCTTGAAACGATGTATCTAAAGTTCTTGATTCTACAGGTTTCACCTATAAATAACTAA
- a CDS encoding outer membrane protein assembly factor BamB family protein, whose amino-acid sequence MRRNLLAVIPLSFLFATLLFSGALIVTTSGIVDEAGNVLRSVSALDVLFDGTQYYYVTTDGIYSLDGKTKIDIKNAQRVGINYVLSNSKVYKIEKGSATSIGTVSSKMKSIYVVSDYIIGIESNQIVCYYAGNVVWSVPTDAAFFKISEQYMAVFGSQTQLFNISNVRFVKLERVYPKFSDYVYFAGYHVFSDGSKIYLYRGSARLSTTFPYKGALFTDGRYLYSGNLLITADLVQKELKFTVKSLVPVYTDEKEENIVQDTVTVQPPLPTQQSTTPSTSQKQADEEPQKKEETTIVKPSEPQQQPKIPKLYELVWKVVLNDSISGKPAVKGTVSYVPTTKGTVIAIDGGKIVWSYRTNFVITGHITVGNHIYVGSWDDTIYALKEDGTLAWKLSLDSDIAYGPAWDGYLLYVVTDKGTLYIIKDEDKTGVIRSSYKVGTYPSIPPSVSLAGKVYVVDGAGNLWRDKSVDSFAGKPKNLPIYSETPYISKQVGFSLIDEYGNPYEFIPMKDSTDIFKGRTNFLTISAEITDAVLGKERLYLIDSNGKFQVIDKNTKKVLFTDTVPNGKYISLSNGYLFVFGKEVRCYYVNDTPSGYWNSLYGNPMNWNSAVK is encoded by the coding sequence GTGCGAAGGAATTTACTGGCAGTTATTCCATTATCTTTTTTGTTTGCTACATTACTATTTTCCGGGGCTCTTATTGTTACAACTTCAGGTATTGTCGATGAAGCTGGTAATGTTCTTAGGAGTGTATCAGCATTGGATGTGCTCTTCGATGGTACGCAGTATTACTATGTAACAACCGATGGTATTTACTCTCTTGATGGGAAGACTAAAATAGACATTAAAAATGCCCAGCGTGTAGGGATTAACTACGTATTATCAAACTCGAAAGTATACAAGATAGAAAAAGGTTCAGCAACAAGTATAGGAACAGTATCATCAAAGATGAAGAGCATTTACGTTGTATCAGATTACATAATTGGAATCGAAAGTAACCAAATAGTATGTTACTACGCTGGCAACGTTGTATGGTCCGTCCCAACAGATGCTGCTTTCTTTAAGATTTCCGAACAATACATGGCAGTTTTTGGCTCGCAAACGCAACTTTTTAATATTTCAAACGTTAGGTTTGTGAAGCTTGAGAGAGTCTACCCGAAGTTTTCAGATTACGTTTACTTTGCAGGTTATCATGTTTTTAGTGACGGAAGTAAGATTTACCTCTACCGAGGTTCGGCAAGGTTGAGCACTACTTTTCCATACAAAGGGGCACTTTTTACAGATGGAAGGTACCTGTATTCTGGAAATTTATTGATTACAGCAGACCTTGTACAAAAAGAGCTGAAATTTACTGTAAAATCTCTTGTTCCTGTTTACACTGATGAGAAAGAAGAGAATATAGTTCAAGACACAGTAACGGTCCAGCCTCCACTTCCGACGCAACAATCAACTACACCTTCGACTTCGCAAAAGCAAGCTGATGAAGAACCACAAAAAAAAGAAGAAACGACTATTGTAAAGCCTTCGGAACCTCAACAGCAACCAAAAATTCCAAAGTTATACGAACTTGTATGGAAAGTAGTCTTAAATGATTCCATTTCTGGCAAACCTGCTGTAAAAGGGACTGTTTCATATGTGCCTACAACGAAGGGAACGGTTATCGCAATTGATGGTGGAAAAATAGTGTGGTCATACCGAACCAACTTTGTAATAACTGGGCATATTACAGTTGGTAATCATATTTACGTTGGGTCTTGGGATGATACCATCTATGCATTGAAGGAAGATGGAACGCTTGCCTGGAAGCTTTCACTTGACAGTGATATTGCTTACGGCCCTGCTTGGGATGGATATTTACTTTATGTGGTTACTGACAAAGGAACACTTTACATTATCAAAGACGAAGATAAGACAGGTGTTATAAGAAGCTCTTACAAAGTAGGGACCTATCCTTCAATACCGCCATCGGTTTCCCTTGCTGGGAAAGTTTATGTTGTCGATGGTGCTGGAAACCTTTGGAGGGATAAAAGCGTAGATAGTTTTGCAGGGAAACCTAAAAACTTACCGATATACTCTGAAACACCTTACATCAGCAAACAGGTAGGGTTTTCGCTTATAGATGAATACGGTAATCCTTATGAATTCATACCTATGAAAGACAGCACAGATATTTTTAAAGGGCGAACCAATTTCTTGACTATTTCGGCCGAAATTACCGACGCTGTTTTGGGAAAAGAAAGGCTCTACCTTATAGATTCAAACGGCAAATTTCAAGTTATTGATAAAAATACTAAGAAGGTTTTGTTCACGGATACTGTTCCAAATGGGAAATACATAAGTTTAAGCAATGGATATTTATTTGTTTTTGGTAAGGAAGTGAGATGCTATTATGTTAACGATACGCCGTCTGGATACTGGAACAGTCTTTACGGAAATCCGATGAACTGGAATTCTGCCGTTAAATAA